Genomic window (Dyadobacter fanqingshengii):
TAAAATTGGGCCCCGAGGTTTCGGTATGGTATTTCCGGAATTTGGTAAAAGGATTGTTAGCGGCAGCCGAAAACGATAATTTATCCTTAATAATGTCTTTGTTAATGCTGAAAGACGGACTAATCATCGAATTGGAAGTGCCTTGCAAGTTTACGCTAGGCCCCATGCTCACAAAGTTTGCATTAATGCGCCAGTCCCTTTCAAGTTTGTAACCCGTAGAAACGGATAGTTGATACATTACTCCGCTATTGGTGATCGTAGCCCCATTTACAACGCCCGTTACTTTCCCGTGCGCGATGCGCAAGTTCGTGCTGAAATTCCATTTTTTTGTTATCGGATAATTCATATTCAGATTTCCGCTGATAAGCCGGGCTCTCCCTGTGTTTCCGAATGATGTGCGGGTGATTTCTGTTTCAGGATTGTAAACCGCAACCGCGAAAATCAGGTCTTTAAACTGTGTGAAACCGACTCCAAAATTGACAGAACCCTTTTTTGATTTACTATAACCCAATTGCAGGTCATGTACGAATGCAGGCCGCAGATCCGGATTGCCTGTTCTTTCAAAACTGGGGTTGGTGCGGTCAATGAATGGATTGAGCTGGTAAATTCCCGGGCGTTGAATGCGTTGTGTATAGCCAAAATTCAGGCCAACATTGTCCTTGAACTTTCTGTTAATGGAAACAGACGGGATCACATTGAAATAGTTCTGCTTCACTTTGGAATCCGTAGAAATGAAGTCTGCATTGATGATAGTTTGCTCAATTCTGGCACCCGCCTTCAAACCCCAGTTTTTGAAATTATATTGATATGTGTTGTAAGCCCCAAACACGTTTTGCGTATTATTAAACTTATTGCTCATCCCGGGATCGATCTCAAATGTCTTAGTTTCAGCATTGTATGTGCTGTATTGGAAATCGCTTTTATTATCGCGCATAATTCCTTTCAAACCGGCTTCAATGTTGAGTTTTTTAATCGGATATACGTAATCAACCTGAAAAGTCTGTTCCGAAAAGCTCTGGTCGTTGATCTGGCGGTAATCCGGTGTGTCGTAATTAATGCGCTCAAAAATCGTCAGGTTGGTGTTTTGGTTATTATTAAATCCATAATAACGATATGAAAATGTCAGGAGCCTGTTTTTGTCTGCCTTGAAGCCTCTTTGATAGTTTAAGGCTCCGTCCATTCCATTGCCACGGCCCTTGTTATAATTCCTCACGCGGTAACCTTCAATAATCTCATCATTTACATCAATGACAGACTTTTGATTACCAGAGCCATCGGATTTGCTGCCATTGAAATTCACCTGGGCGCTCAATAAATTGAGGCTATCCACCTCGTAACTAAGTTCGTAACCAATGTAACCGTTTTTGTTACCGGATCTTGAAAAATTCTCCTGAAACAGCTCTGAGGGTTCCGCTCCCAATGCAGTCCGGCCCACCCGGGTGCGTGTAAGAGGCGTGTCGTACTGACTTCCGCCGGCTAATGCAGTCATTCCAAATTTGCCCAGCTTGGCAGAGATTGTGCCGCCAAAGCCCGGACCTCCGACACGGAAACGCTCACTGATGTTCAATGTGCCATTATATCCGTTGTCCACTTTTTTGTTGGTAATAATGTTGATAATGCCTGCCAAACCTTCTGCATCGTATTTTGCGGGAGGCGTCGTGATTACCTCAATGCGTTCGATGGACGACGCTGGCATACTTCGCAAAACCTCTTTGTAACTGCGTTCCACCATGCTCGAAGGCTTTCCATTGATCAGGATCTTAAAATCGGCATTGCCTTTGAGGTAAATGTTTTCATCACCATCCACAGACAGGAAAGGCACTTTCCGCATCATTTCCAGCACGCTGTACACTTTGCTTTCCGGATCGGCCTGCAGATCGTAAGTAATGCGGTCAACCTCTTGCTTTACAATGGGTTTGAAAGCCGTTACCGTAACTTCTTTAAGCCCCACTACGGTAGGACTGATATCGATTGAGCCGAGTTTCACCTCTGTCTTAGTACTGTCTGAAAGGTCCGCAGCAATGATTTTCGTTTTGTAACCCACCCCAACAATGACAACGGAATATTTCGCTGGTTTTAGTTTTTGAAAAGAAAATGATCCGTCCGTTTTGGTAAAATCGGCTTTGATTGCCGTGCTTCCGATCATCAGGTTAATGGTCACAAAATCCAACGGTTTCTTACTCGAAGAATCGGCTACCACGCCAGAAATTTGGCCCCCGGCAAATGGTAGTGACTGACCAAAGGACAGGGAAGCAATACAGACCAGCCCGGAGATCAGGGCGGAAAGAAAAAAAAGGAACAATGTTCTCATGGCTAAAATTTTAAATGGCTAATAGATTTCAAAGGCATAGGGATTCCGGTAAGAGTTTTCACTCTTTTCAAATTTTTGCGGCAATGCGTTAATTCAGAATTTTGTCGTCGGCAATACTAGCGGCAATCCACGCCAGACAACACAACAAATGTATAGAAAGGTACTTTGCGATGCAAGGTACTATGCTAAATTATTTTTGATCATTGCACATGATTCTTCTCTCATTTAGCGCCTAAATCTGTAACCACTAGGTCATATCACCAGTCTTATAAACAGATGAGTTAACTTAATGCATGAAAAATCCGGGTGGCCAGATCCATATTGACAATGTTAAAAAAGGAGACCTGGGATCCTTCACTTTTATTGTAGAGAAGTATAAAAACATGGCGTACACGATTCCATTAAAATTTTGGGAAATGCGGAGGATGCAGAAGATGCGGCGGAAGAGCGTTTTGTGAAGGCTTATTTGCAGATCAACGCCTTGTTGTTTGATTATTTCTTTCGCCTGAAAACAGGAAGACTTGCCAAGTCTTGAAGCAACCCAGTTTATGTGGGTCGCTTTCAATACTTAGCAAGTCTATTCTTCCGAAAAAATTACCCTCTTCTGTTGTAACGTCCTTTGTTGAAATTGTTTTGATAAGCAAACAAACGTTGGCGTTGTGCTGGTGTCAGCACTTCCAGGATGTCTTTTTGTTTTGATTTTTCCAAACGTTGCACATTCTGAAAACTGCTGTATCTGTTATTTGAAGACATCAGGCGGTCGTAGTGGTTTTCGATCTTTTTGATCTTATTTTCCTGCTTCCGCGAAAGGCTCACAATCTGGTCCAGCTTGTTGATTTGAAACTCTTCGACAGCATTATCGCCACGCGAATTATTCATTGCCGGAACTTCATGACGGTAACGTTGCGCGAAGCCGTTTCCTACTGTCAATGTTACTATGGTTGCGATTGCTAAGATGGTCTTTTTCATGGTTTCTAATGATTAAATTGTTTGTTTATGTAGGTTAGAGGCCCTTTTTCAACAAACGTTTAACGCACTAAAAAGCCAATCTGCCAACTGGACCACTTCCCAGACCATCTGCCACTTTGCACCGATGAATGGTGTTGTTTCCAAAACTTTGTTACAAGAATCTTAAACAGTTATATTTGACTAGCAACTGACAACTCTCGAAATGTTAACGGCAGTAAAAGGGATATTTGAAAATGGGCAGATCACATTGATGGAAAAACCGCCTGTCAATAAGCGTATGGAGGTGATAGTAACATTCATCGATGAAACGCCCAAGCCTGCGAAAAAACGCAAAGCTGGTGTTGTAGCAGGAAAATTCAAGATGGCGGATGACTTTGATGAACCATTAGACGACCTAAAAGAATATATGTAAATGAAATATTTGCTTGACACACACTCATTAATATGGTTTCTAGAAAATAATCCCAAACTTTCATCCACAGCAAAAGCAATCATTGAAGACCTTGAAAATGAGATTTTTGTGAGTATTGTGAGTTGGCTGGAAATCTCCATCAAAGTTACCATTGGCAAACTAACGTTGCCTGCTTCGCTTTCAGAGATCATGTCGAAATCAGCATCGATTCAGATCAACCCAATCGGCATTCTGGAATCTCACATTATAGCT
Coding sequences:
- a CDS encoding outer membrane beta-barrel protein gives rise to the protein MRTLFLFFLSALISGLVCIASLSFGQSLPFAGGQISGVVADSSSKKPLDFVTINLMIGSTAIKADFTKTDGSFSFQKLKPAKYSVVIVGVGYKTKIIAADLSDSTKTEVKLGSIDISPTVVGLKEVTVTAFKPIVKQEVDRITYDLQADPESKVYSVLEMMRKVPFLSVDGDENIYLKGNADFKILINGKPSSMVERSYKEVLRSMPASSIERIEVITTPPAKYDAEGLAGIINIITNKKVDNGYNGTLNISERFRVGGPGFGGTISAKLGKFGMTALAGGSQYDTPLTRTRVGRTALGAEPSELFQENFSRSGNKNGYIGYELSYEVDSLNLLSAQVNFNGSKSDGSGNQKSVIDVNDEIIEGYRVRNYNKGRGNGMDGALNYQRGFKADKNRLLTFSYRYYGFNNNQNTNLTIFERINYDTPDYRQINDQSFSEQTFQVDYVYPIKKLNIEAGLKGIMRDNKSDFQYSTYNAETKTFEIDPGMSNKFNNTQNVFGAYNTYQYNFKNWGLKAGARIEQTIINADFISTDSKVKQNYFNVIPSVSINRKFKDNVGLNFGYTQRIQRPGIYQLNPFIDRTNPSFERTGNPDLRPAFVHDLQLGYSKSKKGSVNFGVGFTQFKDLIFAVAVYNPETEITRTSFGNTGRARLISGNLNMNYPITKKWNFSTNLRIAHGKVTGVVNGATITNSGVMYQLSVSTGYKLERDWRINANFVSMGPSVNLQGTSNSMISPSFSINKDIIKDKLSFSAAANNPFTKFRKYHTETSGPNFTSFNDRRDYFRYFNLSLNYKFGRLKDAIKKNQRSIRNDDVQN
- a CDS encoding DUF2281 domain-containing protein codes for the protein MLTAVKGIFENGQITLMEKPPVNKRMEVIVTFIDETPKPAKKRKAGVVAGKFKMADDFDEPLDDLKEYM
- a CDS encoding type II toxin-antitoxin system VapC family toxin, producing the protein MKYLLDTHSLIWFLENNPKLSSTAKAIIEDLENEIFVSIVSWLEISIKVTIGKLTLPASLSEIMSKSASIQINPIGILESHIIAYQKLHFFEEHRDPFDRIIIVTAIAEGLAIITTDPKFKLYQDNVVLVW